From the genome of Hymenobacter cellulosilyticus, one region includes:
- the hisB gene encoding bifunctional histidinol-phosphatase/imidazoleglycerol-phosphate dehydratase HisB, producing MKKVLFIDRDGTILIEPPTDFQVDALTREKFQFVPGAITGLARIARELDFELVLVSNQDGLGTASFPEETFWPAHTMMLDVLRSEGVEFVREHIDRSFPHDNLPTRKPGIGMLQQYLAPGAYDLQHSFVIGDRLTDVELAQNLGCQSILIRQEADERAALSTTSWEAIYQFLRLPARTAVVQRDTNETKIRIELNLDGAGRPDMHTGLGFFDHMLDQLSKHSGVDMKIQVQGDLHIDEHHTIEDTAIALGEAFHQALGDKRGLARYGFLLPMDDVLAQAAIDFSGRPWIVWDAEFKRERVGDMPCEMFYHFFKSFSDAARCNLNIKCEGQNEHHKIEAIFKAVAKSIKMALVRDASKMEIPSTKGVL from the coding sequence ATGAAGAAAGTTCTTTTCATTGACCGCGACGGTACCATCCTGATTGAGCCCCCAACGGATTTTCAGGTCGACGCCCTCACCCGGGAAAAATTTCAGTTTGTACCGGGCGCCATCACCGGCCTCGCGCGCATTGCCCGGGAGCTCGACTTCGAGTTGGTGCTGGTCAGCAACCAGGACGGACTGGGTACGGCAAGCTTTCCCGAGGAAACGTTCTGGCCCGCTCACACCATGATGCTCGACGTGCTGCGCTCGGAAGGAGTGGAGTTCGTGCGCGAGCATATCGACCGGAGCTTTCCCCACGACAACCTGCCCACCCGCAAGCCCGGTATCGGCATGCTGCAGCAGTACCTGGCGCCCGGGGCCTATGACCTTCAACACTCCTTTGTTATCGGTGACCGGCTTACCGACGTGGAGCTGGCCCAGAACCTGGGCTGCCAGTCCATCCTGATTCGGCAGGAAGCCGACGAGCGCGCCGCCTTGTCAACGACCAGCTGGGAGGCCATCTACCAGTTTCTGCGTTTGCCGGCTCGCACGGCCGTGGTGCAGCGCGACACAAACGAAACCAAGATTCGCATCGAGCTCAACCTCGATGGAGCCGGCCGCCCCGACATGCACACGGGCCTAGGCTTTTTCGACCACATGCTCGACCAGCTCAGCAAGCACTCGGGCGTGGACATGAAAATCCAGGTGCAGGGCGACCTGCACATTGACGAGCACCACACCATTGAAGACACGGCCATTGCCCTGGGCGAAGCCTTCCACCAGGCCCTGGGCGACAAGCGCGGCCTGGCCCGCTATGGTTTCCTGCTTCCCATGGACGACGTGCTAGCCCAGGCCGCCATCGACTTTTCGGGCCGGCCCTGGATAGTATGGGACGCCGAGTTTAAGCGGGAGCGGGTAGGGGACATGCCCTGCGAAATGTTCTACCATTTCTTCAAAAGCTTTTCTGACGCGGCCCGCTGCAACCTCAACATTAAATGTGAGGGCCAAAACGAGCACCATAAAATTGAAGCCATCTTCAAGGCTGTTGCCAAGTCCATTAAGATGGCGCTGGTGCGGGACGCAAGCAAAATGGAAATTCCCAGCACGAAAGGGGTGCTGTAA
- the hisD gene encoding histidinol dehydrogenase: MQVFHYPGQEEWAALQQRPAAGEARQVEERVRQIFDDVRQRGDEALRHYAQELDGATLTDLRVSPEEATAAVAQVPAELQTAIRQAHANLWKFHLTQREEVVRVETMPGVTCWRKSVPVQRVGLYIPGGTAPLFSTLLMLGVPARLAGCPEVVLCTPPQKDGSVNPVILFAAQLLGISTIIKAGGAQAVAALAGGTESVPAVDKIFGPGNRYVTAAKQLAAQRGVAIDLPAGPSEVLVIADKTANPAFVAADLLSQAEHGPDSQVVLLTDSLELLPLVTEQVERQLAELPRREVAALALRESRAVLLRTPEEMLFFSNQYAPEHLILAVRNAEEYAEGVTSAGSVFLGHLTPEAAGDYASGTNHTLPTGGYARNYSGVSLDSFLKKITFQRITAEGLHNVGPVVETMAEAEGLRAHARAVSLRLESLSTEA, translated from the coding sequence ATGCAAGTATTTCACTATCCCGGTCAGGAGGAATGGGCCGCCCTGCAGCAGCGACCGGCCGCGGGTGAAGCCCGTCAGGTAGAGGAGCGGGTCCGCCAGATTTTCGACGACGTGCGCCAGCGCGGGGATGAGGCCCTGCGCCACTACGCCCAGGAGCTGGACGGAGCCACGCTCACCGATTTGCGGGTGTCGCCCGAGGAAGCTACGGCCGCCGTAGCTCAGGTGCCCGCTGAACTGCAAACCGCCATTCGCCAGGCCCACGCCAACCTGTGGAAGTTTCACCTGACCCAGCGCGAAGAAGTAGTGCGGGTGGAAACCATGCCGGGCGTGACCTGCTGGCGCAAGTCGGTGCCGGTGCAGCGCGTGGGCCTGTATATTCCCGGGGGCACGGCGCCGCTGTTTAGCACCCTGCTGATGCTGGGCGTACCGGCCCGCCTGGCCGGCTGCCCGGAGGTGGTGCTGTGTACGCCGCCCCAGAAAGACGGCTCGGTGAATCCGGTGATTCTGTTTGCCGCCCAGCTGCTGGGCATCAGTACGATTATTAAAGCCGGCGGGGCCCAGGCCGTGGCCGCCCTGGCCGGCGGCACGGAAAGCGTCCCGGCCGTGGATAAAATCTTCGGGCCCGGCAACCGCTACGTAACGGCTGCCAAGCAGCTGGCCGCCCAGCGCGGCGTGGCTATTGACTTGCCCGCCGGCCCCTCGGAAGTGCTGGTTATTGCCGACAAAACGGCCAACCCCGCCTTCGTGGCGGCCGACCTGCTTAGCCAAGCCGAGCACGGCCCCGATTCCCAGGTGGTCTTGCTGACGGATTCGCTGGAGCTGCTGCCCCTGGTCACCGAGCAGGTAGAGCGGCAGCTGGCCGAGCTGCCCCGCCGGGAAGTAGCCGCCCTGGCCTTGCGCGAAAGCCGGGCCGTGCTGCTGCGCACGCCCGAGGAAATGCTGTTCTTCTCGAACCAATATGCCCCCGAGCACCTGATTCTGGCCGTGCGCAACGCCGAGGAATACGCCGAAGGCGTAACCAGCGCCGGCTCGGTGTTTTTGGGCCACCTGACGCCCGAAGCCGCCGGCGACTATGCCTCGGGTACCAACCACACCCTGCCCACCGGCGGCTACGCCCGCAACTACAGCGGGGTGTCCCTGGATTCTTTCTTGAAGAAAATCACCTTCCAGCGCATCACCGCCGAAGGACTGCACAACGTGGGGCCGGTGGTCGAAACCATGGCCGAAGCCGAGGGCCTGCGTGCCCACGCCCGGGCCGTGTCCCTGCGCTTGGAAAGCCTAAGCACCGAAGCCTAA
- a CDS encoding tRNA(His) guanylyltransferase Thg1 family protein, producing MKFDELDARLRVFETAHDHCALPGLYLVARLDGRGFTRLTKEVHAFEAPFDEQMRDLMTHTTRQLLTSGFRMVYGYTQSDEISLLLHPEENSFGRKLRKYTSLLAGEASAAFSLALGSPGIFDCRISQLPRLSDVLDYFRWRQEDAGRNSLNAHCYWLLRKQGRSVAEATAQVKGLRLAAKHDLLFSAGINFNELPSWQKRGVGLYWQEYKKPGFNPVSQQSVETSRRQLVLNTELPLGEEYTSLLQTLLAEA from the coding sequence ATGAAGTTTGATGAGCTCGACGCCCGCCTGCGCGTTTTCGAAACGGCCCACGACCATTGCGCCCTGCCCGGGCTCTACCTGGTGGCCCGCCTCGACGGCCGCGGCTTTACCCGGCTGACCAAGGAAGTACATGCCTTTGAAGCACCCTTCGATGAGCAGATGCGGGACCTGATGACCCATACAACCCGGCAGCTGCTGACTTCGGGCTTCCGGATGGTGTACGGCTACACCCAGAGCGACGAAATTTCTTTGCTGCTCCACCCCGAGGAAAATTCCTTCGGCCGCAAGCTGCGCAAGTACACCTCCCTGCTGGCCGGGGAAGCCTCCGCGGCTTTTTCCCTGGCCCTGGGCAGTCCCGGGATATTCGACTGCCGTATTTCCCAGCTGCCCCGCCTGTCGGACGTCCTCGATTATTTCCGTTGGCGCCAGGAAGATGCCGGCCGCAATTCCCTGAACGCGCATTGCTACTGGCTGCTGCGCAAGCAGGGGCGTTCCGTAGCCGAAGCCACGGCCCAGGTTAAGGGGCTGCGCCTGGCCGCCAAGCACGACTTGCTGTTCAGCGCGGGTATTAACTTTAACGAGTTGCCGAGCTGGCAAAAGCGCGGCGTGGGCTTGTACTGGCAGGAGTATAAAAAGCCGGGGTTCAACCCCGTTAGCCAGCAGTCGGTCGAAACTAGTCGCCGGCAGCTTGTTCTAAATACCGAGTTGCCCCTGGGTGAAGAATATACTAGCCTGCTCCAAACCTTACTGGCCGAAGCCTAA
- the hisH gene encoding imidazole glycerol phosphate synthase subunit HisH translates to MEIAVIDYKGGNVQSVLFALERLGVRATLTADPEQIRNADKILFPGEGEAASAMRELRAQGLDQVLPTLTQPFLGICLGMQLLGTHSEENDATMLGILPYEVKRFPAAPEYKVPHMGWNNLQRLRSPLFDGLREQDFVYFVHSYYAPVGDYTIAEATYPTPFSAAVQHHNFYAVQFHTEKSGPVGTRILENFLKL, encoded by the coding sequence ATGGAAATAGCGGTAATAGATTACAAGGGTGGCAACGTGCAGTCCGTGCTCTTTGCCCTGGAGCGCCTGGGGGTGCGGGCCACGCTCACGGCCGACCCCGAGCAGATCCGGAACGCTGATAAGATCCTGTTTCCCGGAGAAGGCGAAGCGGCCTCCGCCATGCGGGAGCTCCGGGCCCAGGGCCTCGATCAGGTTCTGCCCACGCTCACGCAGCCCTTTTTGGGGATCTGTCTGGGCATGCAGCTGCTGGGCACCCATAGCGAGGAGAACGATGCCACCATGCTGGGGATTCTGCCCTATGAGGTAAAGCGCTTCCCGGCCGCGCCCGAGTACAAGGTGCCCCACATGGGCTGGAACAATCTGCAGCGGCTGCGCAGCCCTTTGTTCGACGGGCTGCGGGAGCAGGACTTCGTTTATTTCGTGCACAGCTACTACGCTCCCGTGGGCGACTACACCATTGCCGAGGCCACGTATCCCACGCCCTTTAGTGCCGCCGTGCAGCACCACAACTTCTACGCGGTGCAGTTCCACACCGAGAAAAGCGGGCCGGTGGGTACGCGCATCCTCGAAAACTTTCTCAAGCTTTAA
- a CDS encoding ATP-binding protein has product MQLIVFCGIQATGKSTFYQQHFFHSHVRISLDLLRTRNREQRLLQLCLETQMRCVIDNTNPTRAERARYIEPARQAGFSITGYFFQAPITEALVRNQQRPAERQVPEVGLRATRNRLELPRYAEGFDALYFVRPAVNHTFDISPWQDEV; this is encoded by the coding sequence ATGCAGCTCATCGTTTTCTGCGGAATTCAGGCCACGGGTAAATCCACCTTTTACCAGCAGCACTTCTTCCATTCCCACGTCCGCATTAGCCTGGATTTGCTGCGGACCCGGAACCGGGAGCAGCGGCTGCTGCAGCTGTGCCTGGAAACGCAGATGCGGTGCGTCATCGACAATACCAACCCAACCCGGGCCGAGCGGGCCCGCTACATCGAGCCGGCCCGGCAAGCGGGTTTCTCCATTACGGGGTACTTCTTTCAGGCTCCGATAACGGAGGCTCTGGTACGCAATCAGCAGCGCCCCGCCGAGCGGCAGGTGCCCGAGGTTGGACTGCGGGCTACCCGCAACCGGCTGGAGCTGCCCCGCTACGCCGAGGGCTTCGACGCGCTGTACTTCGTGCGGCCGGCAGTTAACCATACGTTCGATATTAGCCCCTGGCAAGATGAAGTTTGA
- the hisC gene encoding histidinol-phosphate transaminase has protein sequence MFELETLIRPNIRAMQPYSSARDEFQGEARVMLDANENSLGSAGPELFNRYPDPQQRAVKSELAKLKRVEPAQIFLGNGSDEAIDLLVRLTCTPGLDRILILPPTYGMYEVAANLNDVRLERVPLTADFQLSADAVAQIIASDAKLVFVCSPNNPTGNLLHAEAVEQVLRGFRGLVVVDEAYADFAAAPSWTTRLAEFPNLVVLQTFSKAWGLAGLRLGMAFASPAIIGYLNKIKPPYNVSEATQQHALAALADAPHFEQMRQDLLAGQKWLQQQLPGIGIVEQVFPSDANFLLVRFRPDATAVYDYLLGKGVVVRNRTTQPGCAGTLRLTVGTPAENEQLVAALRDYSAV, from the coding sequence ATGTTTGAGCTCGAAACCCTTATCCGGCCCAATATCCGGGCCATGCAGCCGTACTCCTCGGCCCGCGACGAATTTCAGGGCGAAGCCCGCGTGATGCTCGATGCCAACGAAAACAGCCTGGGCAGCGCCGGCCCCGAGCTGTTCAACCGTTACCCCGACCCCCAGCAGCGGGCCGTGAAATCCGAGCTGGCCAAGCTCAAAAGAGTGGAGCCCGCCCAAATATTCCTGGGCAACGGCTCCGACGAGGCCATCGACTTGCTGGTGCGCCTGACCTGCACGCCGGGCCTGGACCGGATACTGATTCTGCCGCCCACCTACGGCATGTACGAAGTGGCAGCCAACCTCAACGACGTGCGCTTGGAGCGGGTGCCCCTCACGGCCGACTTCCAACTGTCGGCCGACGCGGTAGCGCAAATTATTGCCTCCGACGCCAAGCTGGTTTTCGTCTGCTCCCCCAACAACCCGACGGGCAACCTGTTGCACGCCGAAGCCGTGGAGCAAGTGCTGCGCGGCTTCCGCGGGCTGGTGGTCGTAGACGAAGCCTACGCCGACTTTGCCGCCGCCCCGAGCTGGACGACCCGCCTGGCGGAGTTTCCCAACCTGGTGGTGCTGCAAACCTTCTCCAAGGCCTGGGGCCTGGCCGGCTTGCGCCTGGGTATGGCCTTTGCCTCGCCCGCCATTATTGGCTACCTCAACAAGATCAAGCCGCCCTATAACGTGTCGGAAGCCACCCAGCAGCACGCCCTGGCGGCTCTGGCCGATGCGCCCCACTTTGAGCAGATGCGCCAGGACTTACTGGCTGGCCAGAAGTGGCTGCAGCAGCAACTACCGGGTATTGGTATCGTCGAGCAGGTTTTTCCCTCGGATGCTAACTTCCTGCTGGTCCGCTTCCGCCCGGATGCCACGGCCGTGTACGACTACCTGTTGGGCAAGGGCGTTGTGGTCCGCAACCGCACGACCCAGCCCGGCTGCGCCGGCACGCTCCGCCTGACGGTGGGCACCCCGGCCGAGAATGAGCAGCTGGTAGCCGCTCTGCGGGATTATTCCGCCGTCTGA
- the hisA gene encoding 1-(5-phosphoribosyl)-5-[(5-phosphoribosylamino)methylideneamino]imidazole-4-carboxamide isomerase, translating to MEIIPAIDLIGGQCVRLTEGDFAQQTTYDADPLAVAQRFEAAGVKRLHLVDLDGARARQPVNLPVLERIARHTSLVIDFGGGLQSEEAVRQAFAAGAAQITAGSIAVREPATVRQWLQEFGADRILLGADFRDNHISINAWAEQSERTVAEFIGGYLADGATTFVCTDVSKDGKLQGPSVATYRTLRAQLPTARLVASGGVTTMADVEVLAEVGMHGAIIGKAIYEGTITLQQLQKFL from the coding sequence ATGGAGATAATACCCGCAATTGACCTGATTGGTGGCCAGTGCGTGCGTCTGACCGAAGGCGACTTTGCCCAGCAGACCACCTACGATGCCGACCCCTTGGCCGTGGCTCAGCGCTTTGAAGCGGCCGGCGTCAAGCGTCTGCACCTGGTGGATCTGGATGGGGCCCGGGCCCGGCAGCCGGTCAATCTGCCCGTGCTGGAGCGCATTGCCCGCCACACCAGCCTGGTCATCGACTTTGGGGGCGGCCTGCAGAGTGAAGAGGCCGTGCGCCAGGCCTTCGCGGCCGGGGCCGCCCAGATTACCGCCGGCAGCATTGCCGTGCGCGAGCCTGCTACGGTGCGGCAGTGGCTGCAGGAGTTTGGCGCCGACCGGATTCTGCTGGGGGCTGACTTTCGGGACAACCATATTTCCATCAATGCCTGGGCCGAGCAGTCGGAGCGGACGGTGGCCGAGTTTATCGGGGGCTACCTTGCCGACGGGGCCACGACCTTCGTGTGTACCGACGTCAGCAAGGACGGCAAGCTGCAGGGACCTTCGGTGGCTACTTACCGCACACTGCGAGCCCAGCTGCCCACGGCCCGGCTGGTGGCCAGTGGGGGCGTTACCACGATGGCCGACGTGGAAGTGTTGGCCGAGGTGGGCATGCACGGGGCCATTATCGGCAAAGCCATATACGAAGGCACCATCACCCTGCAGCAGCTGCAGAAGTTTCTTTAG